One region of Streptomyces davaonensis JCM 4913 genomic DNA includes:
- a CDS encoding peptidoglycan recognition protein family protein produces MATPLSAGKLVAALRAEGCDVHEVSGWRTNNRNHKGPWGPVNGVMVHHTVTGPGDDVVSLIYHGHSALPGPLATGCITKDGTIHLTGNGRANHAGGGDPDVLAAVVNESYGSYPPPTHEHDGSPGSVDGNARFYGWECENEGDGTDPWPRVQYVAMVKATAGICRAHGWSAKSTIGHLEWSDWKPDPRGFDMKDFRSDLAACLGRPAGVWEGDDEPMPEYVNLGIADPYELAPGVWDSIELTAEWTDETGDHATDGSVFARGPARFTGSVSLRFDGLPAGCVVQARMSEFQGADHHTDHPIHEIVATDGDTFAVVPLTKRLTSGRSMRVRLLNQAEVPITVTSVVLTALVWKES; encoded by the coding sequence ATGGCTACGCCGCTCAGTGCCGGGAAGTTGGTCGCAGCACTGCGTGCCGAGGGGTGCGACGTTCACGAGGTGAGTGGATGGCGTACCAACAACCGTAATCACAAGGGACCTTGGGGGCCTGTGAACGGGGTGATGGTGCACCACACCGTCACCGGGCCCGGTGACGATGTCGTCAGCCTCATCTATCACGGGCACAGTGCTCTGCCCGGACCGCTGGCCACCGGCTGCATCACCAAGGACGGCACGATCCATCTGACGGGCAACGGCCGGGCGAACCACGCGGGTGGCGGGGATCCCGATGTGCTCGCCGCTGTCGTCAATGAGTCGTACGGCAGTTACCCGCCGCCCACCCATGAGCACGACGGCAGTCCCGGTTCCGTGGACGGCAACGCCCGGTTCTACGGCTGGGAGTGCGAGAACGAGGGCGACGGGACGGATCCGTGGCCGCGTGTGCAGTACGTCGCCATGGTCAAGGCCACCGCCGGGATCTGCCGAGCGCACGGCTGGAGCGCCAAGAGCACCATCGGCCATCTGGAGTGGTCGGACTGGAAGCCGGACCCCCGCGGCTTCGACATGAAGGACTTCCGCAGTGACCTCGCCGCATGCCTGGGCCGTCCGGCCGGGGTGTGGGAAGGAGACGACGAGCCCATGCCCGAGTACGTCAACCTCGGCATCGCGGACCCCTACGAACTGGCGCCCGGCGTCTGGGACTCGATCGAGCTCACCGCCGAGTGGACCGACGAGACCGGCGACCACGCCACCGACGGCAGCGTCTTCGCCCGCGGCCCCGCCCGCTTCACCGGCTCCGTCAGCCTGCGCTTCGACGGCCTGCCCGCCGGGTGCGTCGTCCAGGCCCGGATGTCCGAATTCCAGGGCGCCGACCACCATACCGACCACCCGATCCACGAGATCGTCGCCACCGACGGCGACACCTTCGCCGTCGTACCCCTCACCAAGCGCCTCACGTCGGGACGGAGCATGCGCGTGCGGCTGCTGAACCAGGCGGAGGTGCCGATCACGGTGACGAGCGTGGTGCTCACGGCACTTGTGTGGAAGGAGAGTTGA
- a CDS encoding DM13 domain-containing protein encodes MGRLRKSLIVGALVVAVAGVGFGLYWFQPWKLWQDETVEEALPVAVGTSAPPTAVDPSASADPSATPGPRILALGELISHEHDTSGSVKLVRLADGSHVVRLENLDTSNGPDLRVWLTDAPVKEGTAGWRVFDDGRYVSLGKLKGNKGSQNYVVPADLDLTRYSSVSIWCDRFDVSFGAAELRDV; translated from the coding sequence ATGGGACGTCTACGGAAGTCGCTGATCGTCGGGGCGCTGGTGGTGGCTGTCGCCGGGGTCGGGTTCGGGCTGTACTGGTTCCAGCCGTGGAAGCTGTGGCAGGACGAGACGGTGGAGGAGGCGCTGCCCGTCGCGGTGGGCACGTCCGCGCCACCCACGGCGGTGGACCCGTCCGCGAGCGCGGATCCCTCCGCGACACCCGGCCCGCGGATCCTCGCCCTGGGCGAGCTGATCAGCCACGAACACGACACCTCCGGCAGTGTGAAGCTCGTCCGGCTGGCCGATGGGTCCCATGTCGTCCGGCTGGAGAACCTCGACACCAGCAACGGCCCCGACCTGCGGGTCTGGCTGACCGACGCCCCCGTGAAGGAGGGCACCGCCGGCTGGCGTGTCTTCGACGACGGCCGGTATGTCAGCCTCGGCAAGCTCAAGGGCAACAAGGGCAGCCAGAACTACGTCGTCCCGGCCGACCTCGATCTGACGCGGTACAGCAGCGTCAGCATCTGGTGCGACCGGTTCGACGTTTCGTTCGGGGCGGCGGAGTTGCGGGACGTCTGA
- a CDS encoding GNAT family N-acetyltransferase gives MLRGSKVGLRARHEDDIPVLQAELHDDVVNHARAQSRPWRPITPGSKTAPFAVDDTEEGDVPFSVVELEGGTLIGAATLWGIDDHNRSAHVGLGLLPASRGKGYGTDVVAVLCHYGFVVLGLRRLQIETLSDNAAMLRSAERNGFVREGVLRSSAWVMGEWLDEVLLGLLVHDWKPDPQD, from the coding sequence ATGCTCAGGGGCAGCAAGGTCGGGCTCAGGGCCCGGCATGAGGACGACATCCCGGTTCTGCAGGCAGAGCTCCACGACGACGTGGTCAACCATGCGCGGGCTCAGTCCCGGCCGTGGCGGCCGATCACGCCCGGCTCGAAGACCGCGCCGTTCGCGGTGGACGACACGGAGGAAGGGGACGTCCCGTTCTCCGTCGTGGAGTTGGAGGGCGGCACGCTGATCGGCGCCGCGACGCTGTGGGGCATCGACGACCACAACCGGTCCGCGCACGTCGGGCTGGGGCTGCTTCCGGCCTCGCGCGGCAAGGGCTACGGCACCGACGTGGTCGCGGTGTTGTGCCACTACGGCTTCGTCGTGCTCGGACTGCGGCGACTTCAGATCGAGACGCTCTCGGACAACGCCGCGATGCTTCGCTCCGCCGAGCGCAACGGCTTCGTCCGCGAGGGCGTGCTGCGCTCCTCGGCGTGGGTGATGGGCGAGTGGCTCGACGAGGTGCTGCTCGGGCTGCTTGTGCATGACTGGAAGCCGGATCCGCAGGATTAG
- a CDS encoding MFS transporter: MPGSRTDLTRLRIALTVFFALDGFVFAGWVVRIPAIKEQVNASAGALGLALLGVSAGAVVTMTLTGRLCRRYGSHPVTVVCAVLLSLSVALPPLTHSVPALTAVLLVFGAAYGGINVAFNSAAVELVTALQRPIMPSFHAAFSLGGMVGAGLGGLVAGSVSPTWHLLGLTAVGLVVTVFAGRVLLRIEPPRAPRQPGHSHGPRRLDRRTRGLVTVFGLIALCTAYGEGAMADWGALHLEQDLGASPGLAAAGFSCFALAMTLGRLTGSVLLQRLGRTRTVVLGGSTAAAGMLLGSLAPSVWVALVGFAVTGLGLANLFPVAIERAGALAGPSGVATASTLGYGGMLLGPPAIGFMAEWYSLPTALTSVAVLAAVAATIGFTTRRANRAL; this comes from the coding sequence GTGCCGGGTTCCAGGACCGACCTCACTCGCCTCCGCATCGCCCTCACCGTCTTCTTCGCCCTCGACGGCTTCGTCTTCGCCGGCTGGGTCGTACGGATCCCCGCCATCAAGGAGCAGGTCAACGCCTCCGCGGGGGCGCTGGGGCTGGCTCTGCTCGGCGTCTCCGCGGGGGCCGTGGTCACCATGACGCTCACCGGGCGGCTGTGCCGTCGGTACGGCAGCCATCCGGTCACCGTCGTGTGCGCGGTACTTCTCTCCCTCAGCGTCGCCCTGCCCCCGCTCACCCACTCCGTCCCGGCTCTCACCGCCGTACTGCTGGTCTTCGGGGCCGCCTACGGCGGGATCAACGTCGCCTTCAACAGCGCCGCCGTCGAGCTCGTCACCGCCCTCCAGCGGCCGATCATGCCCAGCTTCCACGCGGCGTTCAGCCTGGGCGGGATGGTCGGCGCGGGGCTCGGTGGGCTCGTCGCCGGGAGCGTCTCCCCCACCTGGCACCTTCTCGGGCTCACCGCCGTCGGGCTCGTCGTCACCGTCTTCGCGGGGCGTGTTCTCCTGCGCATCGAGCCGCCCCGGGCACCCCGACAACCCGGGCACAGCCACGGCCCTCGCCGCCTGGACCGCCGTACCCGCGGGCTCGTCACCGTCTTCGGGCTGATCGCGCTCTGCACGGCCTACGGCGAGGGCGCCATGGCCGACTGGGGTGCCCTCCATCTTGAGCAGGACCTGGGTGCTTCGCCCGGCCTCGCCGCCGCGGGGTTCTCCTGCTTCGCGCTCGCCATGACGCTCGGGCGGCTCACCGGGTCCGTGCTGCTCCAGCGGCTCGGCCGCACCCGTACCGTCGTCCTCGGGGGCAGCACCGCCGCCGCCGGGATGCTGCTCGGCTCGCTCGCCCCGTCCGTGTGGGTCGCCCTCGTCGGCTTCGCCGTCACCGGACTCGGGCTCGCCAACCTCTTCCCGGTCGCCATCGAACGCGCGGGCGCCCTCGCCGGGCCCAGCGGCGTCGCGACCGCGTCCACCCTCGGCTACGGCGGCATGCTCCTCGGGCCGCCCGCCATCGGCTTCATGGCCGAGTGGTACTCCCTGCCCACCGCACTGACCAGCGTGGCGGTCCTGGCAGCCGTCGCCGCGACCATCGGGTTCACCACCCGGCGCGCCAACCGAGCGCTCTAG
- a CDS encoding TetR/AcrR family transcriptional regulator — protein MARRPSAERRQQLTEAAIRAMARDGVARTTTRSIAAEAGVSLSVFHYCFDSKQALIESVITTITDHYVTLVKDALQPRATLQETVRAGLQAYWGHVRAHPDEHMLTYELTQYALRQPGFEHLARRQHEMYRDTFAELIEDLRPAMDLQLRVPVPVLARYLAAMTDGLTLNYLVLGDEEAWAGVLDTVTAHIASLVDPS, from the coding sequence ATGGCACGCAGGCCGTCGGCAGAACGGCGTCAGCAGCTGACGGAAGCGGCGATCAGGGCGATGGCCCGGGACGGCGTCGCCAGGACGACGACCCGGTCCATCGCCGCCGAAGCCGGCGTGTCCCTCAGCGTCTTCCACTACTGCTTCGACTCCAAGCAGGCCCTGATCGAGTCGGTCATCACCACGATCACCGACCACTACGTCACCCTGGTCAAGGACGCCCTACAGCCGAGGGCCACCCTCCAGGAGACCGTCCGCGCCGGACTCCAGGCCTACTGGGGCCACGTCCGCGCCCATCCCGACGAGCACATGCTCACCTACGAACTCACCCAATACGCCCTGCGCCAGCCGGGTTTCGAGCATCTGGCCCGTCGGCAGCACGAGATGTACCGCGACACCTTCGCCGAACTCATCGAGGACCTGCGCCCCGCCATGGACCTCCAACTGCGGGTACCCGTACCGGTGCTGGCGCGCTATCTGGCCGCCATGACGGACGGGCTGACCCTCAACTACCTGGTGCTGGGCGACGAGGAGGCCTGGGCGGGGGTTCTGGACACGGTCACCGCCCACATCGCGAGCCTCGTCGATCCGTCATGA
- a CDS encoding class I SAM-dependent methyltransferase, with protein sequence MTHSTDDSQAARWNGRAGNVWVEEQALLDGLLRPLEELLVEAVPAGHGGRVLDVGCGTGGTTVALARRLGPAGRCVGVDISEPMITAARARAEREGVPASFVRADAGEHAFETAAFDTVVSRLGVMFFDDSVRAFANLRRAAEDGARLRVVVWRGAEENPFMTTAERAAAPLLPDLPARRPAGPGQFAFADPDLVRDVLTRGGWGDVDIQPFEVDCVLPTADLVRYFTRLGPLGQLLPDVDERTRIRIVTTVRAAFDPYVHGTEVRFTAACWVVSARAR encoded by the coding sequence ATGACGCACAGCACCGATGACAGCCAGGCGGCCCGCTGGAACGGGCGGGCCGGAAACGTCTGGGTGGAGGAGCAGGCGTTGCTGGACGGGCTGCTGCGTCCCTTGGAGGAGCTGCTCGTGGAGGCGGTGCCCGCGGGGCACGGGGGCCGGGTCCTCGATGTCGGCTGCGGCACCGGCGGCACCACGGTGGCGCTCGCCCGGCGCCTCGGCCCGGCGGGGCGCTGTGTCGGCGTCGACATCTCCGAGCCGATGATCACGGCCGCGCGGGCCCGTGCCGAGCGGGAGGGGGTGCCCGCCTCCTTCGTCCGGGCCGACGCCGGGGAGCACGCCTTCGAGACGGCCGCCTTCGACACCGTCGTCTCGCGGCTCGGCGTGATGTTCTTCGACGACTCCGTGCGCGCCTTCGCCAACCTCCGGCGCGCGGCCGAGGACGGCGCCCGGCTCCGGGTCGTCGTCTGGCGCGGCGCGGAGGAGAACCCGTTCATGACGACGGCCGAACGCGCCGCGGCCCCGCTGCTCCCCGACCTGCCCGCCCGTCGGCCGGCCGGACCGGGACAGTTCGCGTTCGCCGACCCGGACCTGGTCCGGGACGTGCTCACGCGCGGTGGGTGGGGTGACGTCGACATCCAGCCGTTCGAAGTGGACTGCGTCCTGCCCACCGCGGATCTGGTCCGCTACTTCACCCGGCTCGGACCGCTCGGCCAGCTCCTGCCGGACGTGGACGAGCGGACCCGGATCCGGATCGTGACGACGGTCCGCGCCGCCTTCGATCCGTACGTGCACGGCACGGAAGTCCGTTTCACGGCCGCCTGTTGGGTGGTCAGCGCCCGGGCGCGCTGA
- a CDS encoding helix-turn-helix domain-containing protein, whose translation MTDLDIAEVSRRTGLPASTLRYYEERGLIASTGRRGLRRQYDPGVLQRLALIGLGRAAGFSLDEIARTFAADGQPDIDRGMLAAKADELEAKIKELGVLRDSLRHAAACPAPSHMECPTFRRILRAAGAGESRTRTGRPG comes from the coding sequence ATGACGGACCTGGACATCGCCGAAGTGTCACGCCGCACCGGGCTGCCCGCTTCGACCCTGCGGTACTACGAGGAGAGGGGGCTGATCGCCTCGACCGGCAGGCGCGGCCTGCGCCGGCAGTACGACCCCGGCGTGCTCCAGCGCCTGGCGCTGATCGGCCTGGGGCGCGCGGCCGGGTTCTCCCTCGACGAGATCGCCCGTACGTTCGCCGCCGACGGCCAGCCGGACATCGACCGCGGAATGCTCGCGGCAAAGGCGGACGAACTGGAGGCGAAAATCAAGGAGTTGGGCGTCCTGCGCGACTCCCTCCGACACGCCGCCGCCTGCCCCGCACCGAGCCACATGGAGTGCCCCACGTTCCGTCGCATCCTCCGGGCCGCCGGGGCGGGCGAATCCCGTACGCGGACCGGTCGTCCTGGGTGA
- a CDS encoding galactose-binding domain-containing protein, which produces MARFPYRRRKDVTVASLLLLILALLLGPVPSSAAGTDWWQPSARPAPDSQINVTGEPFTGTNAQGEVRGFADLHNHLFSNEAFGGRLICGKVFSEAGIADALKDCPEHYPDGSLAIFDFITNGGDGKHDPVGYPTFKDWPAHDSLTHQQNYYAWVERAWRGGQRVMVNDLVTNGVICSVYFFKDRSCDEMTSIRLQAKLSYDLQAYVDKMYGGTGKGWFRIVTDSAQARQVIEQGKLAVILGVETSEPFGCKMILDIAQCSKADIDKGLDELYDLGVRSMFLCHKFDNALCGVRFDSGALGTAINVGQFLSTGTFWKTEECTGPQHDNPIGNATAAEAEAELPAGVDVPSYASGAQCNVRGLTDLGEYAVRGMMKRKMMLEIDHMSVKATGRVLDIFEAESYPGVLSSHSWMDMDWTERVYGLGGFIGQYMHGSEGFIAEADRTEALRDRYGVGYGYGTDMNGVGGWPGPRGADAPNKVTYPFKSVDGGSVIDKQTTGQRTWDLNTDGAAHYGLVPDWIEDIRRVGGQEVVDDLFRGAESYLDTWGASEAHQSAVNLASNAPAAASSAEWNPFTSYAAGRAVDGDRGTRWASDWSDDQWLRIDLGATHRVGRVTLDWERAHAKAYRIELSADGTSWRTAWSTTSGDGGLDTARFTGTPARYVRVLGLERGTDWGYSLHEVSVHSN; this is translated from the coding sequence ATGGCTCGTTTCCCGTACCGCAGACGCAAGGACGTCACCGTCGCCTCGCTGCTCCTCCTGATCCTGGCCCTGCTGCTGGGCCCCGTGCCCAGCTCGGCGGCCGGGACCGACTGGTGGCAGCCGAGCGCACGGCCCGCGCCCGACTCCCAGATCAACGTCACCGGCGAGCCGTTCACCGGCACCAACGCGCAGGGCGAGGTGCGCGGCTTCGCCGACCTGCACAACCACCTGTTCTCCAACGAGGCGTTCGGCGGCCGGCTCATCTGTGGCAAGGTCTTCTCCGAGGCCGGTATCGCCGATGCGCTGAAGGACTGCCCCGAGCACTACCCCGACGGCTCGCTCGCCATCTTCGACTTCATCACCAACGGAGGCGACGGCAAGCACGACCCGGTCGGCTATCCCACCTTCAAGGACTGGCCCGCCCATGACTCGCTGACCCACCAGCAGAACTACTACGCCTGGGTGGAGCGTGCCTGGCGCGGCGGCCAGCGGGTCATGGTCAACGACCTGGTCACCAACGGCGTGATCTGCTCGGTGTACTTCTTCAAGGACCGCTCCTGCGACGAGATGACCTCGATTCGGCTTCAGGCGAAGCTGAGTTACGACCTTCAGGCATACGTCGACAAGATGTACGGCGGCACCGGGAAGGGCTGGTTCCGGATCGTCACCGACAGCGCCCAGGCCCGCCAGGTCATCGAGCAGGGCAAGCTGGCGGTCATCCTCGGCGTCGAGACCTCCGAGCCGTTCGGCTGCAAGATGATTCTCGACATCGCGCAGTGCAGCAAGGCGGACATCGACAAGGGCCTGGACGAGCTGTACGACCTGGGCGTGCGCAGCATGTTCCTGTGCCACAAGTTCGACAACGCGCTCTGCGGCGTCCGCTTCGACTCCGGCGCGCTCGGCACCGCCATCAACGTCGGCCAGTTCCTGTCGACCGGCACCTTCTGGAAGACCGAGGAGTGCACCGGACCGCAGCACGACAACCCCATCGGCAACGCCACCGCGGCTGAAGCCGAGGCCGAGCTTCCGGCGGGCGTGGACGTGCCGTCGTACGCCAGTGGCGCGCAGTGCAATGTGCGCGGGCTGACCGACCTCGGTGAGTACGCGGTGCGGGGCATGATGAAGCGCAAGATGATGCTGGAGATCGACCACATGAGCGTCAAGGCCACCGGCCGGGTGCTCGACATCTTCGAGGCCGAGTCCTACCCCGGCGTGCTTTCCTCGCACAGCTGGATGGACATGGACTGGACCGAGCGGGTCTACGGCCTCGGCGGCTTCATCGGCCAGTACATGCACGGCTCCGAGGGCTTCATCGCGGAGGCCGACCGCACGGAGGCGCTGCGCGACCGGTACGGCGTCGGCTACGGCTACGGCACCGACATGAACGGCGTCGGCGGCTGGCCGGGACCGCGCGGAGCGGACGCCCCGAACAAGGTGACGTACCCCTTCAAGAGCGTCGACGGCGGCTCCGTCATCGACAAGCAGACCACGGGGCAGCGCACTTGGGACCTCAATACCGACGGGGCCGCCCACTACGGCCTGGTCCCGGACTGGATCGAGGACATCCGTCGGGTCGGCGGCCAGGAGGTCGTGGACGACTTGTTCCGCGGCGCCGAGTCGTATCTGGACACCTGGGGGGCCTCCGAGGCGCACCAGTCCGCGGTGAACCTCGCCAGCAACGCTCCCGCGGCCGCCAGTTCGGCGGAGTGGAACCCGTTCACCAGCTACGCGGCCGGACGCGCCGTCGACGGTGACCGGGGCACGCGGTGGGCCAGCGACTGGAGCGACGACCAGTGGCTGCGCATCGATCTCGGTGCGACCCATCGGGTCGGCAGGGTCACCCTCGACTGGGAGCGCGCCCACGCCAAGGCGTATCGCATCGAGCTCTCCGCCGACGGCACGAGTTGGCGGACCGCCTGGTCCACCACCTCCGGTGACGGCGGCCTGGACACCGCCCGGTTCACCGGCACACCCGCCCGCTACGTTCGTGTCCTCGGGCTGGAACGCGGCACCGACTGGGGGTACTCACTGCACGAGGTGAGCGTCCACAGCAACTGA
- a CDS encoding thiamine pyrophosphate-binding protein codes for MKVAEAVGRALVGAGVGQVFGVVGSGNFHLTNAMVAAGARFVAARHEGGAATMADAYARMSGTVTVLSVHQGPGLTNALTGITEAAKSGTPLVVAAAEVTEPRSNFHVDQEALGRAVGAVPMQVASAQDAVGQACEAVRRALHERRTVLLNLPLEVQTAEVPADTLADAVWPLPRAVVEPSAADVEALAQVLARSRRPVFVAGRGARSPGARDALEALAEDCGALLATSAVARGLFRGSPWSLDVSGGFSSPLAAELITGADAIVAWGCTLTAWTTRHGRLIGPGATVVRVDDDPAALGDVLGDVELTARRVLAASGGGREGYRTHGNAEALAARVRLRDVPYDDTSTRERIDPRTLSIALDDLLPAERVVAVDSGNFMGYPTMYLSVPDEQGLCFTQAFQSIGLGLATAIGAALARPDRLPVAALGDGGALMGAAELDTVRRLGLPMVVVVYNDDAYGAEVHHFGGHPLDIVRFPETDIAAVARGYGFEAVTVRTRADLKAVADWLAGPRTAPLLVDAKVVAERGSWWLEEAFRGH; via the coding sequence ATGAAGGTCGCCGAGGCGGTCGGACGGGCGCTGGTGGGGGCCGGCGTCGGGCAGGTCTTCGGGGTGGTCGGATCCGGGAACTTCCATCTGACCAACGCGATGGTGGCGGCGGGCGCGCGGTTCGTGGCAGCCCGGCACGAGGGCGGCGCGGCGACCATGGCCGACGCGTACGCGCGCATGAGCGGCACCGTGACGGTGCTCAGCGTGCATCAGGGCCCGGGCCTGACGAACGCCCTGACCGGGATCACCGAGGCCGCCAAGAGCGGTACCCCGCTGGTCGTCGCGGCGGCGGAGGTGACCGAGCCGCGGTCCAACTTCCATGTGGACCAAGAGGCGTTGGGGCGGGCGGTGGGCGCGGTCCCGATGCAGGTCGCCTCGGCGCAGGACGCGGTCGGACAGGCGTGCGAGGCAGTACGGCGTGCCCTGCACGAGCGGCGGACCGTGCTGCTCAACCTGCCCCTGGAGGTGCAGACCGCGGAGGTCCCGGCCGACACGCTGGCGGACGCCGTGTGGCCGCTCCCGAGGGCGGTGGTCGAACCCTCGGCGGCCGATGTCGAAGCCCTCGCGCAGGTGCTCGCCCGATCCCGGCGGCCGGTGTTCGTGGCGGGACGTGGCGCGCGCTCGCCCGGTGCGCGGGACGCCCTCGAAGCCCTCGCCGAGGACTGCGGGGCACTGCTGGCCACGTCGGCCGTGGCGCGGGGCCTGTTCCGGGGCAGTCCCTGGTCGCTGGACGTCTCCGGCGGCTTCTCCTCGCCGCTCGCCGCCGAGCTGATCACCGGCGCCGACGCCATCGTGGCGTGGGGCTGCACGCTCACCGCCTGGACGACCCGGCACGGCCGGCTGATCGGGCCCGGCGCGACCGTCGTACGGGTCGACGACGATCCAGCGGCGCTGGGGGACGTGCTCGGCGATGTGGAGCTCACCGCCAGGCGGGTGCTGGCGGCGAGCGGTGGCGGACGGGAGGGCTACCGCACTCACGGGAACGCCGAGGCCCTGGCCGCCCGCGTGCGCCTGCGGGACGTGCCGTACGACGACACGAGCACCCGCGAGCGGATCGACCCCCGCACCCTGAGCATCGCGCTCGACGATCTGCTGCCCGCCGAGCGCGTTGTCGCGGTCGACTCCGGCAACTTCATGGGCTACCCGACCATGTATCTCTCGGTCCCGGACGAGCAGGGCCTCTGCTTCACCCAGGCCTTCCAGTCGATCGGCCTGGGCCTGGCGACCGCGATCGGCGCGGCCCTGGCCCGCCCGGACCGCCTGCCGGTGGCCGCCCTGGGTGACGGCGGGGCGCTGATGGGGGCGGCGGAACTCGACACGGTCCGTCGCCTGGGCCTGCCGATGGTGGTCGTGGTCTACAACGACGACGCCTATGGGGCGGAGGTCCACCATTTCGGCGGGCACCCGCTCGATATCGTGCGCTTCCCCGAGACGGACATCGCCGCCGTGGCCCGCGGGTACGGCTTCGAGGCGGTGACCGTGCGCACGCGGGCCGACCTGAAGGCGGTTGCGGACTGGCTCGCGGGACCGCGCACGGCACCGCTGCTCGTCGACGCCAAGGTGGTGGCCGAGCGGGGGAGCTGGTGGCTGGAGGAGGCCTTCCGCGGCCACTGA
- a CDS encoding cyclase family protein yields the protein MPEPSVLASLVSALREGSIEIVDLTAPLSAATPLIQLPSEFGQTAAFELQQISRYDGRGPAWYWNNFRTGEHTGTHFDAPNHWVTGRDLDDVASVPVRRLIAPAAVLDFSVEAERDPDFLLEVDHVKAWEADNGPLPDGGWLLLRTGWDERAQSQEEFLNADDNGPHTPGLSPQCARWLAEESPVIGLGVETVGTDAGRGHSFEPAFPCHSYLMGNDKYGLTQLQNLALLPPTGAVVLAGPLPIVTGSGSPARVLALVER from the coding sequence ATGCCCGAACCGTCCGTCCTCGCGTCACTGGTGTCCGCGCTGCGGGAGGGGTCGATCGAGATCGTCGACCTCACCGCGCCGCTGTCGGCGGCGACCCCGCTGATCCAGCTGCCGTCCGAGTTCGGGCAGACGGCCGCCTTCGAACTCCAGCAGATCAGCCGGTACGACGGCCGGGGCCCGGCCTGGTACTGGAACAACTTCCGCACCGGCGAACACACCGGCACCCACTTCGACGCCCCGAACCACTGGGTGACCGGCCGGGATCTCGACGACGTGGCCTCGGTGCCCGTCCGTCGCCTGATCGCACCGGCCGCCGTACTGGACTTCAGCGTCGAGGCGGAACGGGACCCCGACTTCCTGCTCGAAGTGGACCATGTGAAGGCGTGGGAGGCCGACAACGGCCCCCTCCCCGACGGTGGTTGGCTGCTGTTGCGCACCGGGTGGGACGAACGCGCCCAGTCGCAGGAGGAGTTCCTGAACGCCGACGACAACGGCCCCCACACGCCCGGCCTGTCCCCGCAGTGCGCGCGCTGGCTGGCCGAGGAGTCCCCGGTGATCGGTCTTGGCGTGGAGACCGTGGGGACGGACGCCGGACGCGGGCACTCCTTCGAACCCGCCTTCCCCTGTCACTCCTACCTGATGGGCAACGACAAGTACGGGCTGACCCAGCTCCAGAACCTGGCGCTGCTGCCACCGACGGGCGCCGTCGTGCTCGCGGGACCGCTGCCCATCGTCACCGGGTCGGGGTCACCCGCGCGGGTGCTGGCGCTGGTGGAGCGCTGA
- a CDS encoding expansin EXLX1 family cellulose-binding protein, with the protein MHRRWLWIASAAALIVVSLAVVLFSDGEGQADADEAAATPTVTVNVPDSTPSSSPRRTETAKPSPSHKPSASATTAAPKPSKTRTPQKASTAGALAGRIRPGVTYRGLATFYDSDGTGACMYDASQDVMTAAMNHTDYETAKACGAYVTIRAAGGASVTVRVTNECPECAPGHIDLSAEAFAELAAPSAGQIPITWELASPADEGTLSVRYKTGSSQYWCGIQVIGHRNPVARLEVGTGSGWRQLPRAEFNYFLAEDGGGCGGPIRITDIHGQRLTVEGIAIRPNVVQSTRVQFPGPA; encoded by the coding sequence GTGCACAGACGGTGGCTGTGGATAGCCTCGGCCGCGGCGCTCATCGTGGTCTCCCTGGCCGTGGTGTTGTTCTCGGACGGCGAGGGCCAGGCCGACGCGGACGAGGCCGCGGCCACGCCCACCGTGACGGTGAACGTGCCGGATTCCACGCCGAGTTCGTCACCCCGTAGGACCGAGACGGCGAAACCGTCCCCTTCGCACAAGCCGTCCGCCTCCGCGACCACCGCCGCGCCGAAGCCCTCCAAGACCCGCACGCCTCAAAAGGCCTCCACCGCCGGGGCGTTGGCCGGACGGATCCGGCCCGGCGTCACCTACCGCGGCCTCGCCACCTTCTACGACTCCGACGGCACGGGCGCCTGCATGTACGACGCGAGCCAGGACGTCATGACCGCCGCGATGAACCACACCGACTACGAGACGGCCAAGGCCTGCGGGGCGTACGTGACTATCCGTGCGGCCGGTGGCGCCTCCGTCACGGTTCGCGTCACCAACGAGTGCCCGGAATGCGCGCCCGGCCATATCGACCTCAGCGCCGAGGCCTTCGCCGAACTCGCCGCGCCCTCGGCCGGACAGATCCCGATCACCTGGGAGCTGGCGAGCCCGGCCGACGAGGGGACGCTGTCGGTCCGGTACAAGACCGGGTCCAGCCAGTACTGGTGCGGGATCCAGGTGATCGGCCACCGCAACCCCGTGGCGCGCCTGGAAGTCGGTACCGGCAGCGGCTGGCGCCAGCTGCCGCGCGCCGAGTTCAACTACTTCCTCGCCGAGGACGGGGGCGGGTGCGGCGGCCCGATCAGGATCACCGACATCCACGGGCAACGGCTCACCGTCGAGGGGATCGCGATCCGGCCGAACGTCGTGCAGTCGACCCGGGTCCAGTTCCCCGGGCCCGCGTAG